The following coding sequences are from one Manis pentadactyla isolate mManPen7 chromosome 13, mManPen7.hap1, whole genome shotgun sequence window:
- the LOC118931305 gene encoding LOW QUALITY PROTEIN: olfactory receptor 11L1-like (The sequence of the model RefSeq protein was modified relative to this genomic sequence to represent the inferred CDS: substituted 1 base at 1 genomic stop codon), whose protein sequence is MEMTNQTTVTEFIFLGFPGILYLRITLFLMFLTVYLLSLMANTLIIFTVVMXTTLQTPMYIFLGYLSFLEIWYTTVTVPKLLATCLSQGVTISVSGCIAQYYFFFSMGATECILLAVMAYDWYLAICNPLRYSLLMSTPVCLQFSAGSWIGSFLSPLLSTILISHLNFCGPQKINHFFCDSDPICKLSCSDTFLVEALSYTCSSVVILSSFLLTMPSYGHIVVTVIRMSSQEAWRKASSTCASHLTVVTIDYGTIIFAYVCPPAKYNFTIGKVVSVFYCVVTALVNPLIYTLRNKDVKKAFRKFLAQKRLLMQGIWETK, encoded by the coding sequence ATGGAGATGACAAACCAGACCACAGTGACCgagttcatttttcttgggtttcCTGGTATTCTATACCTGAGAATCACATTGTTTTTAATGTTCCTCACTGTGTATCTGCTGTCCCTCATGGCAAACACCCTCATCATATTCACTGTTGTGATGTAGACGACACTCCAAACCCCTATGTACATTTTCTTAGGATATCTGTCCTTCCTGGAGATCTGGTACACCACAGTCACAGTACCTAAACTGCTGGCCACCTGCCTGTCACAGGGTGTCACCATCTCTGTGTCTGGCTGTATAGCCCAGTACTACTTCTTTTTCTCCATGGGAGCTACTGAGTGCATCCTTCTGGCAGTGATGGCCTATGACTGGTACCTGGCCATCTGCAACCCTCTAAGATACTCACTGCTCATGAGTACTCCAGTGTGCCTGCAGTTCTCCGCTGGATCTTGGATTGGGAGCTTCCTTTCCCCTCTTCTATCTACCATACTTATCTCTCATCTGAACTTCTGTGGCCCCCAGAAGATCAACCATTTCTTTTGTGACTCAGACCCCATCTGTAAACTCTCTTGCTCAGATACATTCTTGGTGGAGGCCTTGAGCTACACATGTAGCTCTGTTGTGATTCTcagttcttttcttctcaccatGCCCTCCTATGGACACATTGTGGTCACAGTAATCAGAATGTCTTCCCAGGAAGCTTGGAGAAAAGCttcctccacctgtgcttcccaccTCACTGTGGTCACCATCGATTATGGCACCATCATCTTTGCCTATGTCTGCCCTCCGGCCAAGTACAACTTCACCATTGGTAAAGTGGTCTCCGTGTTCTACTGTGTGGTCACCGCACTGGTAAATCCTCTCATATACACTCTGAGaaacaaagatgtgaagaaagcCTTCAGAAAGTTTCTAGCACAAAAGAGATTGCTCATGCAGGGAATTTGGGAGACCAAATAA